The following proteins are co-located in the Polymorphospora rubra genome:
- the sigB gene encoding RNA polymerase sigma factor SigB, with protein sequence MTKTETDPAATVRPTLETTADDAPGDTLTDLDATDERGVSADLVRAYLNGIGRTKLLTAVQEVELSKRIEAGLYADEKLTGTTVLPADLRADLEIVVAEGQAAKNHLLEANLRLVVSIAKRYTGRGMAFLDLIQEGNLGLIRAVEKFDYTKGYKFSTYATWWIRQAITRAMADQARTIRIPVHMVEQVNRMVRARRDLATALGREPTVAEVARAMSVPEFQVIELISYDREPVSLDQAVGEDGESALGDFVAAVDPREEPGDAVSRGMLRNEVEVVLATLSQREQAVIRLRFGLDDGRQRTLDEVGREFGLSRERIRQIEKVTLLKLRHPSRAERLEAYAS encoded by the coding sequence ATGACGAAGACCGAGACCGACCCGGCCGCGACGGTCCGCCCCACTCTTGAGACGACCGCCGACGACGCCCCCGGCGACACCTTGACGGACCTCGACGCCACCGACGAGCGCGGCGTCTCCGCCGACCTCGTCCGCGCCTACCTGAACGGCATCGGCCGGACCAAGCTGCTCACCGCGGTGCAGGAGGTCGAACTCTCCAAGCGGATCGAGGCCGGCCTCTACGCCGACGAAAAGCTCACCGGTACGACCGTTCTCCCGGCCGACCTGCGCGCCGACCTGGAGATCGTCGTCGCCGAGGGGCAGGCGGCCAAGAACCACCTGCTGGAGGCGAACCTCCGGCTGGTGGTCAGCATCGCCAAGCGTTACACGGGGCGGGGCATGGCCTTCCTCGACCTGATCCAGGAGGGCAACCTCGGCCTGATCCGTGCCGTCGAGAAGTTCGACTACACCAAGGGCTACAAGTTCTCCACCTACGCCACCTGGTGGATCCGCCAGGCCATCACCCGCGCCATGGCCGACCAGGCCCGCACCATCCGCATCCCGGTGCACATGGTCGAGCAGGTCAACCGGATGGTCCGGGCCCGCCGCGACCTGGCCACCGCCCTCGGCCGCGAACCCACCGTCGCCGAGGTGGCCAGGGCGATGAGCGTGCCGGAGTTCCAGGTGATCGAGCTGATCTCGTACGACCGCGAGCCGGTCAGCCTCGACCAGGCCGTCGGCGAGGACGGCGAGAGCGCACTCGGCGACTTCGTCGCGGCCGTCGACCCGCGTGAGGAGCCCGGCGACGCGGTGTCCCGGGGCATGCTGCGCAACGAGGTCGAGGTCGTGCTCGCCACCCTGTCGCAGCGCGAGCAGGCGGTGATCCGGCTGCGGTTCGGCCTCGACGACGGCCGCCAGCGCACCCTCGACGAGGTCGGCCGCGAGTTCGGGCTGTCCCGGGAACGGATCCGCCAGATCGAGAAGGTGACGCTGCTCAAGCTGCGCCACCCGTCGCGTGCCGAGCGCCTCGAGGCGTACGCCAGCTGA
- a CDS encoding sporulation protein yields MVFKRMMQAFGVGGPSVETVLSNPNARPGGYLEGQVHVVGGDHATDIEAVTLALSTRVEVESGDSEYETTKEFHRQRLTGPFRLESGQRFDIPFRFDVPFETPITDIYGQRLHGMTMGLRTELEVARAVDKGDLDPVAIHPLPAQERILEAIARLGFRFSRADVESGRIYGVEQTLPFYQEIEFYPAPQYASAFNQLEVTFLATPHVLQVVLEIDKRGGLFTEGQDAFGRFTVDYAQAEHTDWAAQLDAWLRQSAQKRGLFF; encoded by the coding sequence GTGGTCTTCAAGCGAATGATGCAGGCGTTCGGCGTGGGCGGACCCTCCGTCGAGACGGTTCTCAGCAACCCCAACGCCCGTCCCGGCGGATACCTGGAGGGCCAGGTGCACGTCGTCGGCGGTGACCACGCCACCGACATCGAGGCCGTCACCCTCGCGCTGTCGACCCGGGTCGAGGTCGAGAGCGGCGACAGCGAGTACGAGACGACCAAGGAGTTCCACCGGCAGCGGCTGACCGGCCCGTTCCGGCTGGAGAGCGGGCAGCGCTTCGACATCCCGTTCCGCTTCGACGTCCCGTTCGAGACCCCGATCACCGACATCTACGGGCAGCGGCTGCACGGGATGACCATGGGGCTGCGTACCGAGCTCGAGGTGGCCCGCGCCGTCGACAAGGGCGACCTGGACCCGGTGGCCATCCACCCGTTGCCCGCGCAGGAGCGCATCCTGGAGGCGATCGCCCGGCTCGGTTTCCGGTTCTCCCGCGCCGACGTGGAGAGCGGTCGGATCTACGGCGTCGAGCAGACGCTGCCGTTCTACCAGGAGATCGAGTTCTATCCGGCGCCCCAGTACGCCAGCGCCTTCAACCAGCTCGAGGTGACCTTCCTCGCCACCCCGCACGTCCTCCAGGTGGTGCTGGAGATCGACAAGCGCGGCGGCCTGTTCACCGAGGGGCAGGACGCCTTCGGCCGGTTCACCGTCGACTACGCGCAGGCCGAGCACACCGACTGGGCCGCGCAGCTCGACGCCTGGCTGCGGCAGTCCGCCCAGAAGCGCGGCCTCTTCTTCTGA
- the dtd gene encoding D-aminoacyl-tRNA deacylase, translated as MRALVQTVSRASVTVDGEVVGAVDDGLLVLLGVTHGDTTATADTMARKVWELRILDDERSAADVGAPVLVVSQFTLYGDARRGRRPSWTAAAPAEVAEPLVTAFAEALRQRGAKVETGRFRTHMLVESVNVGPRTVLLEL; from the coding sequence GTGCGGGCACTGGTACAGACGGTGAGCCGGGCCAGCGTGACGGTCGACGGGGAGGTGGTCGGCGCGGTCGACGACGGGCTGCTGGTGCTGCTCGGGGTCACCCACGGCGACACCACGGCGACCGCGGACACGATGGCACGCAAGGTGTGGGAGCTGCGGATCCTCGATGACGAACGGTCGGCCGCCGATGTCGGCGCGCCGGTGCTGGTGGTGAGCCAGTTCACCCTCTACGGCGACGCGCGCAGGGGCCGGCGGCCGAGTTGGACGGCGGCGGCGCCGGCCGAAGTCGCCGAACCGCTGGTGACCGCGTTCGCCGAGGCGCTGCGCCAGCGGGGTGCCAAGGTGGAGACCGGCCGCTTCCGTACGCACATGCTGGTCGAGAGCGTCAACGTCGGCCCCCGCACCGTCCTCCTGGAACTCTGA
- a CDS encoding DUF7059 domain-containing protein, with protein sequence MTVTDAHPVPPALLSPAGIDQLRDALTTAGFTAAGIAERLGPQAAAAAGRNDLRAALRLTGDRDPLSTLIRLFVCGQTEPEAAVEAALAPLPLAQARAAGLVERWGDGLRQAVDLEPYGSDWWVLSDVPATARPGQPLPADHVLGIGGASTTLAGATVRRPVGAALDLGTGCGVQALHLAGHAGSVTATDLSVRALRFAATTAALNGQEWELLQGDLVSPVAGRRFDLVVSNPPFVVGPGTATHIYRDSGRAGDGVCAELAAAAPGLLAEGGTMQYLANWVHVGGEDWTERVAGWFAGTGLDAWVVQREVADPMAYVSLWLADASEDADPHRAAAWLDWFDAHKVEAVGFGLITLRRSGRTDPVVRVEDLRQQVEQPLGEQVAAWFGRQDWLRDRDAAQLLSTRYRAADGLVLHQEATMGDEGWAVDRQVLTMRDGLRWSEEVDPLVLALVGGCDGSVPLREQLALLALAHEVTEEDLAEAALPIVAHLVERGVVAPAGATADGVTASVRG encoded by the coding sequence GTGACAGTCACCGACGCGCACCCCGTACCTCCGGCCCTGCTCTCTCCGGCCGGGATCGACCAACTACGCGACGCACTGACCACAGCCGGCTTCACCGCCGCCGGGATCGCCGAACGGCTGGGCCCGCAGGCCGCGGCGGCGGCCGGCCGCAACGACCTGCGCGCCGCGCTGCGGCTGACCGGCGACCGTGACCCACTGAGCACCCTGATCCGACTCTTCGTGTGCGGGCAGACCGAGCCCGAGGCCGCCGTCGAGGCCGCCCTCGCCCCGCTGCCGCTGGCCCAGGCACGCGCCGCCGGGCTCGTCGAACGCTGGGGCGACGGGCTGCGGCAGGCCGTCGACCTGGAGCCGTACGGGTCCGACTGGTGGGTGCTGTCGGACGTACCGGCGACCGCCCGGCCCGGCCAGCCGCTGCCCGCCGACCACGTGCTCGGCATCGGCGGGGCGTCGACGACGCTCGCCGGCGCCACGGTCCGCCGCCCGGTCGGCGCCGCCCTGGACCTCGGCACCGGCTGCGGCGTGCAGGCCCTGCACCTCGCCGGGCACGCCGGCTCGGTGACCGCCACCGACCTGTCCGTACGCGCCCTGCGCTTCGCCGCGACCACCGCGGCCCTCAACGGGCAGGAGTGGGAACTGCTCCAGGGCGACCTGGTCTCCCCGGTCGCCGGCCGGCGCTTCGACCTGGTGGTCAGCAACCCGCCGTTCGTGGTCGGGCCTGGCACCGCCACCCACATCTACCGGGACTCCGGCCGGGCCGGCGACGGCGTCTGCGCCGAACTCGCCGCCGCCGCACCGGGCCTGCTCGCCGAGGGCGGCACGATGCAGTACCTCGCCAACTGGGTGCACGTCGGCGGCGAGGACTGGACCGAGCGGGTCGCCGGCTGGTTCGCCGGCACCGGCCTGGACGCCTGGGTCGTGCAGCGCGAGGTCGCCGACCCGATGGCGTACGTCAGCCTGTGGCTCGCCGACGCCAGCGAGGACGCCGACCCGCACCGGGCCGCCGCGTGGCTGGACTGGTTCGACGCGCACAAGGTGGAGGCGGTCGGCTTCGGGCTGATCACCCTGCGCCGCAGCGGTCGCACCGACCCCGTCGTACGCGTCGAAGACCTGCGCCAGCAGGTCGAACAGCCGCTGGGCGAGCAGGTCGCCGCCTGGTTCGGCCGGCAGGACTGGCTGCGCGACCGCGACGCCGCGCAGCTGTTGTCGACCCGCTACCGGGCGGCCGACGGCCTGGTGCTGCACCAGGAGGCGACCATGGGCGACGAGGGCTGGGCGGTGGACCGGCAGGTCCTGACCATGCGCGACGGGCTGCGGTGGAGCGAGGAGGTCGACCCGCTGGTGCTCGCGCTAGTCGGCGGCTGCGACGGATCGGTGCCGCTGCGCGAGCAGCTCGCGTTGCTGGCGCTGGCGCACGAGGTCACCGAGGAGGACCTGGCCGAGGCGGCCCTGCCGATCGTCGCCCACCTGGTCGAGCGTGGCGTCGTGGCGCCGGCCGGCGCCACGGCCGATGGCGTGACCGCGTCGGTGCGGGGCTGA
- a CDS encoding YeiH family protein — translation MTADATRPATDPVPPVGTPDPAGPPETAADPKPAAAGTGLRGGAFWAWTAVGLVVVFALAALTRYLEQSVPGWFEGTSVEDLAAAVEYPVYAILLGLVGNIVVTVTGIRDRIAAAFRTEFFIKTGLVLLGASINLSVIASAAGPAIAQAILLISAVFLFTWWLAGRFGLDDRLRALLASAVSICGVSAAIAAAGAVRARREQLAYTASLVILFALPSIFILPWLADVFGLTPAVAGAWIGGNIDTTAAVTAAGALAGEETLQIASIVKVTQNALMGVVAVALTAYFAYKVDRTAGSARPGVGELWRRFPKFVLGFIAASVIATIYLQNAGSDGRAVIGVVNDLRTWFLILAFVSIGLEFRVSSLREAGWRPIAVFASATVFNLVVALALASLLFRDFAG, via the coding sequence ATGACCGCCGACGCGACCCGGCCGGCCACCGACCCGGTGCCGCCCGTCGGCACCCCCGACCCCGCCGGCCCGCCCGAGACGGCCGCCGACCCGAAGCCGGCCGCCGCCGGCACGGGGCTACGCGGTGGCGCCTTCTGGGCCTGGACCGCGGTCGGCCTGGTGGTGGTGTTCGCGCTGGCCGCGCTCACCCGCTATCTGGAACAGAGCGTCCCCGGGTGGTTCGAGGGCACCTCGGTCGAGGACCTGGCGGCGGCCGTCGAATACCCGGTGTACGCGATCCTGCTCGGCCTGGTCGGCAACATCGTCGTGACGGTGACCGGCATCCGGGACCGGATCGCCGCCGCGTTCCGCACCGAGTTCTTCATCAAGACCGGCCTGGTGCTGCTCGGCGCGTCGATCAACCTGTCGGTCATCGCCAGCGCCGCCGGTCCGGCGATCGCCCAGGCGATCCTGCTGATCAGCGCCGTGTTCCTGTTCACCTGGTGGCTCGCCGGCCGGTTCGGGCTCGACGACCGGCTGCGCGCGCTGCTCGCCTCGGCGGTGTCCATCTGCGGCGTCAGCGCGGCCATCGCCGCCGCCGGCGCGGTCCGGGCCCGCCGGGAGCAACTCGCGTACACCGCCAGCCTGGTGATCCTCTTCGCGCTGCCGTCCATCTTCATCCTGCCGTGGCTGGCCGACGTGTTCGGGCTGACCCCGGCGGTGGCCGGTGCCTGGATCGGCGGCAACATCGACACCACCGCGGCGGTCACCGCGGCCGGCGCCCTCGCCGGCGAGGAGACGCTCCAGATCGCCAGCATCGTCAAGGTCACCCAGAACGCCCTGATGGGTGTCGTCGCGGTCGCGCTCACCGCCTACTTCGCGTACAAGGTGGACCGGACCGCCGGCTCGGCCCGGCCCGGCGTCGGCGAACTGTGGCGGCGGTTCCCGAAGTTCGTGCTCGGCTTCATCGCCGCCTCGGTGATCGCGACGATCTACCTGCAGAACGCCGGCAGCGACGGCCGGGCGGTCATCGGGGTCGTGAACGATCTGCGTACCTGGTTCCTGATCCTGGCGTTCGTCAGCATCGGCCTGGAGTTCCGGGTCTCCTCGCTGCGCGAGGCCGGCTGGCGGCCGATCGCCGTCTTCGCCAGTGCCACGGTCTTCAACCTGGTGGTGGCGCTGGCCCTGGCCTCGCTGCTGTTCCGCGACTTCGCCGGCTAG
- a CDS encoding ABC transporter ATP-binding protein, with amino-acid sequence MEKPTSPAVEVRDLRRRYGGAAGYEAVRGISFTVGSGELFALLGTNGAGKTSTLELVEGLDRPTAGSVRVLGLDPVRHRSRVRPRIGVMLQEGGFPSDLTVTETAQMWAGTLTRPRPVGEALDMVNLRHREKTVVKQLSGGERRRLDLALALLGRPEVLFLDEPTTGLDPESRRNTWRLVRALLVDGTTVVLTTHYLEEAEELADRLAIMHRGEIVTAGTVADVVASRPARISFDLPAGLDVRQLPPLPGRRPDLDAAKVTTGRTGQRVTLQTDTLQAALTDLLGWAAARDLELPNLDARSASLEEAFLAVADDRTDPTENTTTAGTAARTPEVAV; translated from the coding sequence ATGGAAAAGCCAACATCCCCCGCGGTCGAGGTACGCGACCTGCGCCGCCGGTATGGCGGCGCAGCAGGCTACGAAGCGGTCCGGGGCATCTCCTTCACCGTCGGCTCCGGCGAACTCTTCGCCCTGCTCGGCACCAACGGCGCCGGCAAGACGTCCACCCTCGAACTCGTCGAAGGGCTCGACCGGCCGACCGCGGGCAGCGTCCGTGTCCTCGGCCTGGACCCGGTCCGGCACCGGTCGCGGGTCCGGCCCCGGATCGGCGTCATGCTCCAGGAGGGCGGCTTCCCGTCCGACCTGACGGTGACCGAGACCGCCCAGATGTGGGCCGGCACGCTGACCCGGCCCCGCCCCGTCGGCGAGGCGCTCGACATGGTCAACCTGCGGCACCGGGAGAAGACGGTCGTCAAGCAGCTGTCCGGCGGCGAGCGCCGCCGCCTCGACCTGGCGCTGGCCCTGCTCGGCCGGCCCGAGGTGCTCTTCCTCGACGAGCCGACCACCGGACTGGACCCCGAGAGCCGCCGCAACACCTGGCGGCTGGTCCGGGCCCTGCTGGTCGACGGCACCACCGTCGTGCTGACCACCCACTACCTCGAAGAGGCCGAGGAACTCGCCGACCGGCTCGCGATCATGCACCGGGGCGAGATCGTCACCGCCGGCACCGTCGCCGACGTGGTGGCCAGCCGCCCGGCGCGGATCAGCTTCGACCTGCCCGCCGGACTCGACGTACGGCAGTTGCCGCCGCTGCCCGGCCGGCGACCCGACCTCGACGCCGCGAAGGTGACCACCGGCCGTACCGGGCAGCGGGTCACCCTCCAGACGGACACCCTCCAGGCGGCACTGACCGACCTGCTCGGCTGGGCCGCCGCCCGCGACCTCGAGCTGCCCAACCTCGACGCCCGTTCGGCGTCGCTGGAGGAGGCGTTCCTCGCGGTCGCCGACGACCGCACCGACCCGACGGAAAACACCACGACCGCCGGTACGGCGGCCCGCACACCGGAGGTGGCGGTATGA
- a CDS encoding ABC transporter permease → MTGALRRITRLGRTEMLLLWRNRTAVVTAVLLPIGTVWFLASLNLDAGGLSAGAFAVTGLLGFVLLYVVYYNLVTTYVARREELVLKRLRTGEMTDAQILAGTAVPAVVVTLVQAVLAVVAGAALLDLAVPVNLPVLLVGLAGGIVLFVLLAVVSSTFTRNVEMAQISTMPVLVVCMIGSGLVLPLQSMPDLLADVAAFLPLTPVVELVRLGWLGTTTGADPTGFAGVFGPAVVPLLILLGWTALGVVGMRRWFRWEPRR, encoded by the coding sequence ATGACCGGGGCCCTGCGCCGGATCACCCGACTCGGCCGTACGGAGATGCTCCTGCTCTGGCGCAACCGCACCGCCGTCGTCACCGCGGTGCTGCTGCCGATCGGCACCGTGTGGTTCCTGGCCTCCCTGAATCTCGACGCCGGCGGGCTGTCCGCGGGCGCGTTCGCGGTGACCGGCCTGCTCGGCTTCGTGCTGCTGTACGTCGTCTACTACAACCTGGTCACCACGTACGTGGCCCGGCGTGAGGAACTCGTGCTCAAGCGGCTGCGCACCGGGGAGATGACCGACGCGCAGATCCTCGCCGGCACCGCCGTACCGGCCGTGGTCGTCACCCTGGTGCAGGCGGTGCTCGCGGTCGTCGCCGGCGCAGCCCTGCTCGACCTGGCCGTACCGGTGAACCTGCCGGTCCTGTTGGTCGGCCTGGCGGGCGGCATCGTGCTGTTCGTCCTGCTGGCGGTCGTGTCGTCGACGTTCACCCGCAACGTGGAGATGGCCCAGATCAGCACCATGCCGGTCCTGGTCGTCTGCATGATCGGTTCCGGGCTGGTCCTGCCCCTGCAGAGCATGCCGGACCTGCTCGCCGACGTGGCCGCGTTCCTGCCGCTCACCCCGGTCGTCGAACTCGTCCGGCTGGGCTGGCTGGGAACCACGACGGGCGCCGACCCGACGGGCTTCGCCGGGGTGTTCGGGCCGGCCGTCGTACCGCTGCTGATCCTGCTCGGCTGGACCGCGCTCGGCGTGGTCGGCATGCGCCGCTGGTTCCGCTGGGAACCGCGCCGCTGA
- a CDS encoding sensor histidine kinase, producing the protein MRSLTGWWRGRGQPERFDLYTRLSMYGVVCFEPLVVIAVLAPVRDAGRILPILVLSVAHAVVCLLLTRAGLDSYLGRRPRPVGLAVAAGVLTLAGTGLALLLLPTLEESPAKTAAFLVFAGYFYAALSTAVPPRVSLLALLAGVPCTFVVGRADDLTSQRAVGITIALVAVFVAGYVSFRLSAWMLGVVWQLDRSRQVQARLAVAEERLRFARDLHDVLGRNLSVVALKSELAAKFAERGRAEAVTEMLEVRRIAQESLTEVREVVRGYRSPDLEAELAGARSVLAAAGVDCRVLVDGTGLPPDAQATLGWVVREGTTNVLRHTDANECVISLRTDGRTTGTVTLTMENDGVPAGRAAEFGNGLQGLAERLAAVGGTVSAGPGAPGRFRLTARLPLDGAAVAP; encoded by the coding sequence GTGCGCAGCCTGACCGGATGGTGGCGGGGACGCGGCCAGCCCGAGCGGTTCGACCTCTACACCCGCCTGTCGATGTACGGCGTCGTCTGCTTCGAACCGCTGGTCGTCATCGCCGTGCTGGCCCCGGTCCGCGACGCCGGGCGGATCCTGCCGATCCTGGTGCTGAGCGTCGCGCACGCCGTCGTCTGCCTGCTGCTGACCCGGGCCGGGCTCGACAGTTACCTGGGCCGCCGGCCGCGTCCGGTCGGGCTGGCCGTCGCGGCCGGCGTCCTCACCCTGGCCGGCACCGGGCTCGCCCTGCTGCTCCTGCCGACATTGGAGGAAAGCCCGGCGAAGACGGCGGCGTTCCTGGTCTTCGCCGGATACTTCTACGCGGCCCTGTCGACGGCCGTGCCGCCCCGGGTGAGCCTGCTCGCACTGCTGGCCGGGGTGCCGTGCACCTTCGTCGTCGGGCGGGCCGACGACCTCACCTCGCAGCGGGCGGTGGGAATCACGATCGCCCTGGTCGCCGTCTTCGTCGCCGGATACGTCAGCTTCCGGCTGTCGGCGTGGATGCTCGGCGTGGTGTGGCAGCTCGACCGGTCTCGGCAGGTGCAGGCCCGGCTCGCGGTCGCCGAGGAACGGCTGCGGTTCGCCCGCGACCTGCACGACGTACTCGGCCGCAACCTGTCCGTGGTGGCGCTGAAGAGCGAACTGGCCGCGAAGTTCGCCGAACGCGGCCGGGCCGAGGCCGTGACCGAGATGCTCGAGGTACGTCGCATCGCGCAGGAGTCGCTGACCGAGGTGCGCGAGGTCGTACGCGGGTACCGCAGCCCGGACCTGGAGGCGGAGCTGGCCGGCGCCCGGTCGGTCCTCGCGGCGGCCGGCGTCGACTGCCGGGTCCTGGTCGACGGAACCGGCCTGCCGCCGGACGCGCAGGCGACGCTCGGCTGGGTGGTCCGCGAGGGCACCACGAACGTGTTGCGGCACACCGACGCGAACGAGTGCGTGATCTCGTTGCGGACCGACGGGCGGACCACCGGGACGGTGACGTTGACCATGGAGAACGACGGGGTGCCGGCCGGCCGGGCGGCCGAGTTCGGCAACGGGCTGCAGGGCCTCGCCGAACGGCTCGCCGCGGTCGGTGGCACGGTGTCCGCCGGACCCGGGGCGCCCGGCCGGTTCCGGCTGACCGCCCGGCTCCCGCTGGACGGCGCGGCGGTGGCGCCGTGA
- a CDS encoding response regulator, translating to MRVLLADDEHLIRGAMVALLGLEDDLTVVGEAATGHEALSMARALRPDVAVLDLQLPDIDGVTVAATLLTELPDCRSMIVTSHGRPGHLKRALASGVRGFLPKTVSAEVLAEVVRTVHGGGRYVDPALAADAISAGDSPLTPREADVLELAAEGAPVDEIARRAALSPGTVRNYLSSAATKVGAANRHEAAKIARRYGWI from the coding sequence ATCCGGGTGCTGCTCGCCGACGACGAGCATCTGATCCGCGGCGCGATGGTCGCCCTGTTGGGCCTGGAGGACGACCTCACCGTCGTCGGCGAGGCGGCGACCGGCCACGAAGCGCTGTCGATGGCCCGGGCGCTGCGGCCCGACGTGGCCGTGCTCGACCTGCAACTGCCCGACATCGACGGGGTGACCGTCGCCGCCACCCTGCTCACCGAGTTGCCCGACTGCCGCTCGATGATCGTCACCAGCCATGGGCGGCCCGGCCACCTGAAGCGGGCCCTGGCGTCCGGCGTACGCGGCTTCCTGCCCAAGACCGTCTCCGCGGAGGTGCTCGCCGAGGTGGTGCGTACGGTCCACGGCGGCGGCCGGTACGTCGACCCGGCGCTGGCCGCCGACGCGATCAGCGCCGGCGACAGCCCGCTGACCCCGCGCGAGGCCGACGTACTGGAACTGGCCGCCGAAGGTGCCCCGGTCGACGAGATCGCCCGCCGGGCCGCACTGTCGCCCGGGACGGTACGCAACTACCTGTCGTCGGCGGCGACCAAGGTCGGTGCCGCCAACCGGCACGAGGCCGCGAAGATCGCCCGGCGGTACGGCTGGATCTGA